From a single Streptomyces sp. NBC_00237 genomic region:
- a CDS encoding DUF3224 domain-containing protein encodes MSDTTGTATPAPATPAISTTVSGHFTYASWDEKDVTEAGASPRVSHASVVNTFTGGIAAADTRCEYTCAYATETTGSFNGMEYISGQLDGHEGVFVVEERGRFGEDGTVHCTFEVVPGSGTGALTGLTGKGTFVAPHGEKSVPYTFEYTLPA; translated from the coding sequence ATGTCCGACACGACCGGCACTGCCACTCCGGCCCCTGCCACCCCTGCCATTTCGACCACCGTCTCGGGCCACTTCACCTACGCCAGCTGGGACGAGAAGGACGTCACCGAAGCCGGGGCGAGCCCCCGGGTCTCCCATGCCTCCGTCGTCAACACCTTCACCGGCGGCATCGCAGCGGCCGACACCCGCTGCGAGTACACGTGCGCCTACGCCACGGAGACGACTGGCTCCTTCAACGGCATGGAGTACATCTCCGGCCAACTGGACGGCCACGAGGGCGTCTTCGTGGTCGAGGAGCGCGGCCGCTTCGGCGAGGACGGCACCGTGCACTGCACCTTCGAGGTCGTCCCCGGCTCGGGCACGGGTGCGCTGACGGGGCTCACCGGAAAGGGCACCTTCGTCGCCCCGCACGGCGAGAAATCCGTCCCGTACACCTTCGAGTACACCCTGCCCGCGTAG
- a CDS encoding DUF1203 domain-containing protein, whose product MNTYTPLPIPPAALRELRERDDSGQPPQPYTAGVDSAFPDSAFPDCVGSLLRCCLRAAEPGDRVALVSYAPLRRWAAETGATPGAYVETGPVFVHADACDVRDGDSDSDGTGTTTGPQPPRTPGYPFARPGAQRLLRRYDARGHIVGGERFEVPPGTESVAAKALDAALDAAFAAPEVALVHVRAVEYGCFQFEVRRP is encoded by the coding sequence ATGAACACGTACACACCTCTCCCCATTCCGCCCGCCGCCCTCCGCGAACTCCGCGAGCGCGACGATTCCGGGCAGCCCCCGCAGCCGTACACAGCGGGCGTCGACAGCGCGTTCCCCGACAGCGCGTTCCCCGACTGCGTGGGCAGCCTGCTGCGCTGCTGCCTGCGCGCCGCCGAGCCCGGTGACAGGGTCGCCCTCGTCTCGTACGCCCCGCTCCGCCGCTGGGCGGCGGAGACCGGCGCGACCCCGGGGGCGTACGTCGAAACCGGTCCGGTCTTCGTCCACGCGGACGCCTGTGACGTCCGCGACGGTGACAGTGACAGTGACGGTACGGGGACGACGACCGGGCCCCAGCCGCCGCGCACGCCGGGCTACCCCTTCGCCCGCCCCGGGGCCCAGCGCCTGCTGCGGCGCTACGACGCGCGCGGGCACATCGTCGGCGGCGAGCGCTTCGAGGTCCCCCCGGGTACGGAATCCGTGGCGGCCAAGGCCCTCGACGCCGCGCTCGACGCCGCCTTCGCCGCACCGGAAGTGGCCCTGGTCCACGTGCGGGCGGTGGAGTACGGCTGCTTCCAGTTCGAGGTGCGGCGGCCGTAG
- a CDS encoding winged helix DNA-binding domain-containing protein has translation MKISARALNRATLGRQHLLNRVTLSVPDAVRSVVALQAQHAPSPYLALWNRIADFDPAELDTAFTTGAVVKATLMRITLHAVAAADYRPFRAAVHPTLYGSGLGSRFSDTGLTPADARELAAELLVFTKEPRSSADVQEWLAERVGAERKDGAWRGVLVYAPLHHVPTGGPWSYGARPSFVTAGAEAVPDGREVNVPALRQLVLRCLEGFGPASVADVAQFSLVGRTPIREVLRGLDGEVEELQGPDGTPLFDLPGALRPDADAVAPVRLMAMWDSTLLAYADRSRMIPPEYRKVVIRTNGDVLPTLLVDGYVAGVWRLVEGGVEVTAFRDLASGQWEEVAAEAGALGSLLAERDPRTYSRYHHWWAKLPAGDVRLFPTGCS, from the coding sequence GTGAAGATCTCCGCGCGCGCACTGAACCGGGCCACCCTCGGCCGCCAACACCTCCTGAACCGCGTGACGTTGAGCGTCCCGGACGCGGTCAGGAGCGTCGTCGCCCTCCAGGCCCAGCACGCGCCTTCGCCGTATCTCGCACTGTGGAACCGGATCGCGGACTTCGATCCGGCGGAGCTGGACACGGCGTTCACGACGGGGGCGGTCGTCAAGGCGACGCTGATGCGGATCACGCTGCACGCGGTGGCGGCGGCGGACTACCGGCCGTTCCGGGCGGCGGTGCATCCGACACTGTACGGGTCGGGGCTGGGGTCGCGGTTCTCCGACACGGGGCTGACTCCCGCCGACGCCCGTGAACTGGCGGCGGAATTGCTGGTGTTCACGAAGGAACCGCGCAGTTCCGCCGACGTGCAGGAGTGGCTCGCCGAGCGGGTGGGCGCGGAGCGGAAGGACGGTGCGTGGCGGGGGGTGCTCGTGTACGCGCCGCTGCACCACGTGCCGACCGGCGGGCCGTGGTCGTACGGTGCGCGGCCGTCGTTCGTCACGGCGGGGGCGGAGGCGGTGCCGGACGGCCGGGAGGTGAACGTACCGGCATTGCGCCAGTTGGTGCTGCGCTGTCTGGAGGGGTTCGGTCCGGCGTCGGTGGCGGACGTGGCGCAATTCTCGCTGGTGGGCCGGACGCCGATCAGGGAGGTGCTGCGGGGGCTCGACGGTGAGGTCGAGGAACTCCAAGGGCCGGACGGGACACCCCTGTTCGACCTTCCGGGAGCGCTGCGGCCGGACGCGGACGCGGTGGCCCCGGTGCGGCTGATGGCCATGTGGGACAGCACGCTGCTCGCGTACGCGGACCGGAGCCGGATGATCCCGCCGGAGTACCGGAAGGTGGTGATCCGCACCAACGGGGACGTGCTGCCGACGCTGCTGGTGGACGGGTACGTCGCCGGTGTGTGGCGGCTGGTGGAGGGCGGTGTGGAGGTCACGGCCTTCCGCGACCTGGCGTCCGGGCAGTGGGAGGAGGTCGCCGCGGAGGCGGGGGCGCTGGGCTCGCTGTTGGCGGAGCGGGACCCCCGGACGTACAGCCGCTATCACCACTGGTGGGCGAAGCTTCCCGCCGGAGACGTCAGGTTGTTCCCGACCGGGTGCTCCTGA
- a CDS encoding DedA family protein, whose amino-acid sequence MNDAIVHAVEGFVTTPWVYVVLFGIAALDGFFPVVPSETLVITLGVFAASVGDPSLPLVILVAALGAFTGDHISYAIGRASGNRIFARLKPDSRTHRAYGRVDALLKERGGLVLVVARYIPGGRTAATLTTGATGFPRRSFTRYDAVAASTWAVYSAGLGHLGGAAFEEEPLLGVAVGLGLAFSITLLHEGFRWVRGRSAARSTAAPGPAAVPPATARSASVAVTGSMSRTAARLTDRQR is encoded by the coding sequence ATGAATGACGCCATCGTCCACGCAGTCGAAGGATTCGTCACCACCCCCTGGGTGTACGTGGTGCTCTTCGGCATCGCCGCCCTCGACGGGTTCTTCCCCGTCGTCCCCAGCGAGACCCTGGTCATCACCCTCGGGGTCTTCGCGGCCTCCGTCGGCGACCCCTCGCTGCCCCTGGTGATCCTCGTCGCCGCGCTCGGCGCGTTCACCGGGGACCACATCTCATACGCGATAGGCCGCGCCTCCGGAAACAGGATCTTCGCGCGGCTCAAGCCTGACTCCCGTACCCACAGGGCATACGGGAGGGTGGACGCCCTGCTCAAGGAGCGCGGCGGACTCGTCCTCGTGGTCGCCCGCTACATCCCCGGCGGCCGTACCGCCGCCACGCTCACCACCGGGGCGACCGGCTTCCCGCGCCGCTCCTTCACCCGCTACGACGCCGTCGCCGCCTCGACCTGGGCCGTGTACTCGGCCGGGCTCGGCCACCTGGGCGGTGCGGCCTTCGAGGAGGAGCCGCTGCTCGGCGTCGCGGTCGGCCTCGGGCTCGCCTTCTCGATCACCCTGCTGCACGAAGGATTCCGGTGGGTGCGCGGCCGAAGTGCCGCGCGGAGCACAGCCGCACCAGGTCCCGCCGCCGTGCCGCCCGCCACCGCGAGGAGCGCATCCGTCGCGGTGACGGGCTCAATGAGCCGCACGGCAGCGCGACTTACAGATCGTCAGCGATGA
- a CDS encoding GMC oxidoreductase: protein MSEFTSQAGPKPRQTGPEPLPTDPEPRPTGRLSRRLFLAGTGGALTTAALATPLAHAEPRRAALANGERVPALVIGTGYGGSVTALRLALAGVDVHMVEMGMAWDTPGPDGNIFANTTKPDYRSFWLRTRTKQPLSNFLGFPLDKDVPRHTGILDAEDFSGITVYQGRGVGGGSLVNGGMAVTPRRERFSAVLPSVDAEEMYGTYYPRANAGLGVTEVDPRWWESAECYQYARVGRKHAERSGFPFVFVPNVYDWEYMKQELAGSVPKSALVGEVLYGNNHGKKSLQKTYLAQAKATGRVAISPLHRVTSVTPAPAGTPGYTVLVEQLDTTGAVTATKSVTADRVFFAAGSVGTSKLLTRLKATGALPRLNDEIGKGWGDNGNVMCGRANHMWDATGKLQASMPTAGIDNWEAGGAFAEVAPLPTGIETYASFYLSITKNPHRAQFSWNAAAGRVDLDWQTAWKQPSIDAAKTIFDKINKKEGTIYRTDLFGLYKIWGDHLTYHPLGGAILNKATDNYGRLHGHPGLYVMDGALIPGNTSVNPFVTITALAERNIERIIADDL from the coding sequence ATGAGCGAATTCACCTCGCAAGCCGGGCCGAAGCCCCGACAGACCGGCCCGGAGCCCCTGCCCACCGATCCGGAACCCCGGCCCACCGGACGGTTGTCCCGCCGCCTCTTCCTCGCCGGCACGGGCGGCGCCCTCACCACGGCCGCCCTCGCCACTCCCCTCGCCCACGCGGAACCCCGCCGCGCCGCCCTCGCCAACGGGGAACGCGTCCCCGCACTGGTGATCGGCACCGGGTATGGTGGCTCCGTCACCGCCCTGCGCCTGGCCCTCGCCGGGGTCGACGTCCACATGGTCGAGATGGGCATGGCCTGGGACACCCCGGGCCCGGATGGCAACATCTTCGCCAACACCACCAAACCGGACTACCGCTCCTTCTGGCTGCGCACCAGGACCAAGCAGCCTCTGAGCAACTTCCTCGGCTTCCCCCTCGACAAGGACGTCCCGCGCCACACCGGCATCCTGGACGCCGAGGACTTCAGCGGCATCACGGTCTACCAGGGCCGGGGCGTCGGCGGCGGTTCCCTGGTGAACGGTGGCATGGCCGTCACCCCGCGCCGCGAGAGATTCAGCGCCGTGCTCCCGTCCGTCGACGCCGAGGAGATGTACGGCACTTACTACCCGCGTGCCAACGCGGGACTCGGCGTCACCGAGGTCGACCCCCGGTGGTGGGAGTCGGCGGAGTGCTACCAGTACGCCCGGGTGGGCCGCAAGCACGCCGAGCGCTCCGGCTTCCCGTTCGTCTTCGTACCGAACGTGTACGACTGGGAGTACATGAAGCAGGAACTGGCGGGCTCCGTACCGAAGTCGGCCCTCGTCGGCGAGGTGCTGTACGGCAACAACCACGGCAAGAAGTCCCTCCAGAAGACCTACCTCGCCCAGGCGAAGGCCACCGGGCGGGTCGCCATCTCACCGCTGCACAGGGTGACTTCGGTGACTCCGGCGCCCGCCGGGACCCCCGGCTACACGGTCCTCGTCGAGCAGCTCGACACCACGGGCGCGGTGACCGCGACCAAGTCCGTCACCGCCGACCGGGTCTTCTTCGCTGCGGGCAGCGTCGGCACGTCCAAGCTCCTCACCCGGCTGAAGGCGACCGGCGCACTCCCCCGCCTGAACGACGAGATCGGCAAGGGCTGGGGCGACAACGGCAACGTGATGTGCGGGCGCGCCAACCACATGTGGGACGCCACCGGGAAGCTCCAGGCGTCCATGCCGACGGCGGGCATCGACAACTGGGAAGCGGGCGGCGCGTTCGCCGAGGTCGCCCCGCTGCCGACCGGCATCGAGACGTACGCCTCCTTCTACCTCTCCATCACCAAGAACCCGCACCGCGCGCAGTTCAGCTGGAACGCCGCCGCCGGACGGGTCGACCTCGACTGGCAGACCGCCTGGAAGCAGCCATCCATCGATGCGGCGAAGACCATCTTCGACAAGATCAACAAGAAGGAGGGCACGATCTACCGCACCGACCTGTTCGGCCTGTACAAGATCTGGGGCGACCACCTCACCTACCACCCGCTCGGCGGCGCGATCCTGAACAAGGCCACCGACAACTACGGCCGTCTGCACGGCCATCCGGGTCTGTACGTGATGGACGGGGCGCTCATCCCCGGCAACACGAGCGTCAACCCGTTCGTCACGATCACCGCGCTCGCGGAGCGGAACATCGAGCGGATCATCGCTGACGATCTGTAA
- a CDS encoding MerR family transcriptional regulator, whose translation MCLCGVEGEVRVSGHDLRTVDVAAATGYSVQQVRNLERLGVIPPAVRSANNYRHYGPVHVQALRAYRALALAAGPVAARRLLAAIRSGTLADAAAAIGEVHTGLAHERAEALRAREALRAIRAELTSYESTSYGTATSTTYETAESGDDERDSMTITELAGALRVRPSTLRFWEQEGLVRPERVTSLRARRYGLPAIRAARIVAALRGAGYGVPAVREVMDSLGRLEGPGSATYLLDRRLHDIAGRTVALLRAGADLAAVIEAR comes from the coding sequence ATGTGCTTGTGTGGGGTTGAGGGGGAGGTCCGGGTGAGCGGTCACGACCTGCGTACGGTCGATGTGGCGGCCGCGACCGGCTACTCCGTGCAGCAGGTACGGAACCTGGAGCGGCTCGGCGTGATCCCCCCGGCCGTCCGGTCCGCCAACAACTACCGGCATTACGGGCCTGTCCACGTCCAGGCCCTCCGCGCCTACCGGGCGCTCGCCCTGGCCGCCGGGCCCGTCGCCGCCCGGCGGCTGCTCGCCGCCATTCGGTCGGGGACGCTCGCCGACGCCGCCGCCGCGATCGGCGAAGTCCACACTGGGCTCGCCCACGAGCGGGCCGAGGCACTGCGGGCCCGGGAGGCGCTCCGGGCGATCCGGGCCGAGTTGACTTCGTACGAGTCGACTTCGTACGGGACGGCCACGTCGACGACGTACGAGACGGCCGAGTCGGGGGACGACGAGCGCGACTCGATGACCATCACCGAACTCGCCGGGGCACTCCGCGTACGCCCCTCGACCCTGCGGTTCTGGGAGCAGGAGGGCCTCGTACGGCCGGAGCGCGTGACCTCGCTGCGCGCCCGGCGGTACGGGCTGCCCGCGATCAGGGCCGCCCGCATCGTGGCCGCCCTGCGCGGCGCCGGTTACGGCGTTCCCGCCGTACGGGAGGTGATGGACTCGCTCGGCCGACTCGAAGGGCCGGGCTCGGCCACGTATCTCCTGGACCGACGTCTCCACGACATCGCGGGCCGGACCGTGGCCCTGCTGCGTGCGGGGGCCGATCTGGCCGCCGTGATCGAGGCCCGCTGA
- a CDS encoding DUF6194 family protein, whose translation MEQVLATVRALPGALVLAPREGDDVPEQAWGDAFFYYAPDGQVPQHVQPYATIVTKDYPGDTASALSTPGRWRVNVHVGRTTFRELTGEEPRSLALPRDHTAADLVLPHPVYGEIGWVCVVNPAARTSDTVSRLLREAHEAARHRAERRQAGSR comes from the coding sequence ATGGAACAGGTCCTGGCCACCGTGCGGGCCCTCCCCGGCGCACTCGTCCTCGCGCCCCGCGAGGGCGACGACGTTCCCGAGCAGGCGTGGGGCGACGCGTTCTTTTACTACGCGCCCGACGGCCAGGTGCCGCAGCACGTCCAGCCGTACGCCACGATCGTCACGAAGGACTATCCGGGCGACACGGCCTCCGCGCTGTCGACTCCCGGCCGCTGGCGGGTCAACGTGCACGTCGGCCGCACGACGTTCCGCGAGCTCACGGGGGAGGAGCCCCGGAGCCTCGCCCTGCCCCGCGACCACACGGCCGCCGACCTGGTGCTGCCGCATCCCGTGTACGGGGAGATCGGCTGGGTCTGCGTCGTCAATCCCGCCGCGCGTACGTCGGACACGGTGTCCCGGCTGCTGCGCGAGGCGCACGAGGCGGCCCGGCACAGGGCCGAGCGGCGGCAGGCGGGGTCGCGGTAG
- a CDS encoding LCP family protein has product MGNRGKNTRAAAGGGRRKQSAGRSTQPSGYQDRYDEEPAEPYQGRAAARRAQAGGGRGRAANRRGRRRPPGRFRTLKWVLAALVVLGGSGLAWVYFSLDGNLRQVDIEAELGTNRPSDVDDGSMDILVLGSDSRSGSNGAYGKDVGSARADITMVVHVHAGHEKASVVSIPRDTLVTRPECKGRNDKLRPEATRQVFNTAYEIGGPVCAVKTVERLANIRMDHYLEVDFSGFKQIIDELGGVEITTTRDIKDPKSKLDLPKGTHRLNGEQSLGLVRTRKTVGDSSDLGRIQLQQAFVKALMEQVKDVGVFSNPKKMYNLADAATRTVTTDSGLGSVPSLLSFGNALGGIGSKDMKMITLPIDYDAKDKYRVIPLKDQSATLWQSLREDKPIPDSVTEDSAGDKVDADKVIKGD; this is encoded by the coding sequence ATGGGGAACAGAGGGAAGAACACTAGGGCCGCTGCGGGCGGAGGCCGAAGGAAGCAGTCCGCCGGCCGGAGCACGCAGCCCTCCGGGTACCAGGACCGTTACGACGAAGAGCCGGCCGAGCCCTACCAGGGCCGCGCCGCCGCCCGCCGCGCCCAGGCGGGCGGCGGCCGGGGCCGGGCCGCGAACCGGCGCGGCAGGCGCAGGCCGCCCGGCCGGTTCCGCACCCTGAAGTGGGTCCTGGCCGCCCTCGTGGTGCTCGGTGGCAGCGGTCTGGCCTGGGTGTACTTCAGCCTCGACGGCAATCTCAGGCAGGTCGACATCGAGGCGGAGCTCGGCACGAACCGCCCCTCTGACGTCGACGACGGCTCGATGGACATCCTCGTCCTCGGCTCCGACTCGCGCAGCGGCTCCAACGGCGCGTACGGCAAGGACGTGGGCAGCGCCCGCGCCGACATCACGATGGTCGTGCACGTCCACGCGGGCCACGAGAAGGCGAGCGTCGTCTCCATACCCCGCGACACCCTGGTGACCCGCCCCGAGTGCAAGGGCCGCAACGACAAGCTGCGGCCGGAAGCGACGCGGCAGGTGTTCAACACGGCGTACGAGATCGGCGGTCCCGTCTGCGCCGTGAAGACGGTGGAACGGCTCGCCAACATCCGCATGGACCACTACCTGGAAGTCGACTTCAGCGGCTTCAAGCAGATCATCGACGAACTCGGCGGCGTCGAGATCACCACCACCAGGGACATCAAGGACCCGAAGAGCAAGCTGGACCTGCCGAAGGGCACCCACCGGCTGAACGGTGAGCAGTCCCTCGGCCTGGTCCGCACCCGCAAGACCGTCGGCGACAGCAGCGACCTGGGCCGCATCCAGCTCCAGCAGGCATTCGTCAAGGCGCTGATGGAGCAGGTCAAGGACGTTGGCGTGTTCAGCAACCCGAAGAAGATGTACAACCTCGCGGACGCCGCCACCCGCACCGTCACCACCGACTCGGGCCTCGGCTCCGTCCCGTCCCTGCTGTCCTTCGGCAACGCGCTGGGCGGCATCGGTTCGAAGGACATGAAGATGATCACGCTGCCGATCGACTACGACGCGAAGGACAAGTACCGCGTCATACCGCTCAAGGACCAGTCGGCGACGCTCTGGCAGTCCCTCCGCGAGGACAAGCCGATACCGGACTCGGTCACGGAGGACTCGGCGGGCGACAAGGTGGACGCGGACAAGGTGATCAAGGGCGACTGA
- the thpR gene encoding RNA 2',3'-cyclic phosphodiesterase: MSAVPPVSAVPSESGRSEPTTRVFVALAPPDPAKDELARALGPAYAAYPRMRWNRIEDWHLTLAFLGEQPVSAVPLLGPPLADLAASRSPLSFALTGGGHFDERVLWSGIEGDLDALQLLAGEVRALVKGCGVAFEERRLRPHLTLARARRDDPRAAAEAAATLANFAGRRWRAARLHLVASNVGRGPGPIRYRDVESWPFTGPGSGTG, encoded by the coding sequence ATGTCTGCTGTGCCCCCTGTGTCTGCCGTGCCCTCCGAGAGTGGCCGCTCCGAGCCCACCACCCGCGTGTTCGTCGCCCTCGCCCCTCCCGACCCGGCGAAGGACGAGCTGGCGCGGGCGCTGGGTCCCGCGTACGCCGCGTACCCGCGCATGCGGTGGAACCGCATCGAGGACTGGCACCTCACCCTCGCCTTCCTCGGCGAGCAGCCCGTCTCGGCGGTGCCCCTGCTCGGCCCGCCGCTCGCGGACCTGGCGGCGTCCCGTTCCCCGCTCTCCTTCGCCCTGACCGGCGGCGGGCACTTCGACGAGCGGGTGCTGTGGAGCGGGATCGAGGGCGACCTCGATGCTTTGCAGTTGCTGGCCGGGGAGGTGCGGGCGCTGGTCAAGGGGTGCGGGGTCGCGTTCGAGGAGCGCCGGTTGCGGCCCCATCTGACCCTGGCCCGCGCCCGCCGGGACGACCCGAGGGCGGCGGCGGAGGCCGCCGCGACCCTCGCCAACTTCGCGGGGCGGCGCTGGCGGGCGGCGCGGCTGCATTTGGTGGCCAGCAACGTGGGGCGCGGGCCGGGGCCGATCCGGTACCGGGACGTGGAGTCCTGGCCTTTCACGGGACCCGGTTCGGGCACGGGCTGA
- a CDS encoding co-chaperone YbbN → MASRIHQPRESDEFDFVVARVAGPVLAYFSGTWPKAVQVCKEMDVVAGEVAEKYAGRLTVVKADITRCPLPVKRYGVAGAPTFVLIRDGEAVAVEAGPMDRAGFGEFLGRHL, encoded by the coding sequence GTGGCGAGCAGGATCCATCAGCCGAGGGAGAGCGACGAGTTCGATTTCGTCGTGGCGAGGGTGGCGGGCCCCGTGCTCGCGTACTTCAGCGGAACGTGGCCCAAGGCGGTGCAGGTGTGCAAGGAGATGGACGTGGTGGCGGGGGAGGTGGCGGAGAAGTACGCGGGGCGCCTGACCGTCGTCAAGGCCGACATCACGCGCTGTCCGCTGCCGGTGAAGCGGTACGGGGTCGCCGGGGCGCCCACGTTCGTACTGATCCGGGACGGGGAGGCCGTGGCGGTCGAGGCGGGCCCGATGGACCGCGCGGGCTTCGGGGAGTTTTTGGGGCGGCACCTCTGA
- a CDS encoding glycoside hydrolase family 18 protein: MDRQRAPRTPRTPARRRRSVLTAALTASALAAVGMATAPTAQAADLNVAKNAGFEAGLANWTCTAGTSVSTPVHGGASALKATPAGQDHARCSQAVTVKPGATYTLSAWTQGGYAYLGASGTGTTDVSTWSPGSTDWKQLTTTFKAGPNTKSVTVYTHGWYGQAAYFVDDLSVFGPDGGGGPDPEPGIPAAPTGLTVGSPTATSLALSWSGATNATSYNIYRGGTKIQSATGTSATVTGLTADTSYDFQVTALNTAGESPKSATVSGRTSKGDTNPNPNVPKHALTGYWQNFNNGATVQKLRDVQAQYDIIAVSFADSTTTPGQIVFNLDPAVGYTNVADFKADVAAKKQAGKSVIISVGGEKGNVTVNSDASATAFANSAYALMQEYGFNGVDIDLEHGINSTYLTKALRQLSAKAGPNMVLTMAPQTIDMQSTGTEYFKTALAVKDILTVVNMQYYNSGSMLGCDGKVYSQGSVDFLTALACIQLEGGLDASQVGLGVPASTRGAGSGYVSPAIVNNALDCLAKGTGCGAFKPTKTYPGLRGAMTWSTNWDATAGNAWSNAVGPHVHNLP, encoded by the coding sequence GTGGACCGCCAACGCGCACCCCGCACCCCCCGCACGCCCGCCAGACGACGCCGTTCCGTTCTCACGGCCGCACTCACCGCCTCCGCCCTCGCCGCCGTCGGCATGGCCACCGCGCCCACCGCCCAGGCCGCCGACCTCAACGTCGCCAAGAACGCCGGATTCGAGGCCGGACTCGCCAACTGGACCTGTACGGCCGGAACGTCGGTCTCCACGCCCGTGCACGGCGGTGCCTCCGCCCTCAAGGCCACCCCCGCCGGACAGGATCACGCCCGCTGCTCGCAGGCCGTCACCGTCAAGCCCGGTGCGACGTACACCCTCTCCGCCTGGACCCAGGGCGGCTACGCCTACCTCGGCGCGAGCGGGACCGGCACCACCGACGTGTCGACCTGGTCGCCGGGCTCCACCGACTGGAAGCAGCTCACCACCACCTTCAAGGCGGGCCCGAACACCAAGTCCGTCACCGTCTACACCCACGGCTGGTACGGCCAGGCCGCCTACTTCGTCGACGACCTCTCCGTCTTCGGCCCCGACGGAGGCGGCGGCCCCGACCCCGAGCCCGGCATCCCGGCCGCCCCCACAGGTCTGACCGTCGGTTCGCCCACCGCCACCTCCCTCGCCCTGTCCTGGTCCGGTGCCACGAACGCCACCTCGTACAACATCTACCGGGGCGGCACGAAGATCCAGTCGGCGACCGGCACCTCGGCGACCGTCACCGGCCTGACCGCCGACACCTCCTACGACTTCCAGGTGACCGCGCTGAACACGGCAGGCGAATCCCCCAAGTCGGCCACGGTCAGCGGCCGTACGTCGAAGGGTGACACCAACCCCAACCCCAACGTCCCCAAGCACGCCCTCACCGGCTACTGGCAGAACTTCAACAACGGCGCGACCGTCCAGAAGCTCCGCGACGTGCAGGCGCAGTACGACATCATCGCCGTGTCCTTCGCCGACTCCACGACCACGCCGGGCCAGATCGTCTTCAACCTCGACCCGGCAGTGGGCTATACCAATGTCGCCGACTTCAAGGCGGACGTCGCTGCGAAGAAGCAGGCCGGAAAGTCGGTGATCATCTCGGTGGGCGGCGAGAAGGGCAACGTCACCGTCAACAGTGACGCCTCCGCCACCGCCTTCGCCAACAGCGCGTACGCGCTCATGCAGGAGTACGGCTTCAACGGCGTCGACATCGACCTCGAACACGGCATCAACTCCACCTACCTGACCAAGGCCCTGCGCCAGCTCTCCGCCAAGGCGGGCCCGAACATGGTCCTCACCATGGCCCCGCAGACCATCGACATGCAGTCCACCGGCACCGAGTACTTCAAGACCGCACTCGCCGTGAAGGACATCCTCACCGTCGTCAACATGCAGTACTACAACAGTGGTTCGATGCTGGGCTGCGACGGCAAGGTCTACAGTCAGGGCTCCGTCGACTTCCTCACCGCACTCGCCTGCATCCAGCTGGAAGGCGGCCTCGACGCCTCCCAGGTCGGCCTCGGCGTCCCCGCCTCGACCCGAGGCGCGGGCAGCGGCTACGTCTCCCCGGCCATCGTCAACAACGCCCTCGACTGCCTCGCCAAGGGCACCGGCTGCGGCGCCTTCAAGCCCACGAAGACCTACCCCGGCCTGCGCGGCGCGATGACCTGGTCCACCAACTGGGACGCCACCGCTGGCAACGCCTGGTCCAACGCGGTCGGCCCCCACGTCCACAACCTCCCCTAA